The genome window TTTTCTGCCGACTGCTTCAACGCGCCCATGTGCTTTTTTCAACATGTTTTGCCGTATCGACACGGAAACCATCCACACCATATTTTCTTACCCAATCGGAAAGCCATCCAATTAAGTAATCGGAAACATTGGCATTGTCACGTTCAATCGCATTAGTGTCTGACTTATTTGCCAAGAATATCGGTAATTTAACCGCTTGTTTTGCTTCTGTTTTTAAATCCGGTAATGAGGCGAGCGACATTTTTAAATCATCAAATTTAGGGCTATCATAATCGCCTAAATCGGATCTCGTCCAATCTTTCCCCCACCATTTTGCCCAAGCCGCTTTATCGGAAAAATTAATAAAATTATTGAATGAATGCCAATTTTGACCGGTTTGAGGTTTCCAATCAGTCCATTTTTCGCCTAATATTTGACTAACTTCTTGTTCTTTTAAATAAAGTGAACCGAAACCGAATTCTTGCATATCCGCCAATGTCGCATACCCAGTATGATTCATCACAATATCAAAAATAACTCTCATACCACGTTGATGAGCTTGCTCAATTAATTGTTGCAAATCTTGCTCAGTTCCCATATTGGCATCAATTTTAGTCCAATCTTGATGATAATAACCATGGTAAGCATAATGTGGAAAATCGCCTTTTTCTCCACCACCAACCCAACCATGAATTTGCTCTAACGGTGAGCTAATCCATAACACATTAACACCCAGTTTGTGTAAATAATCGAGTTTTTGAGTTAATCCCTTTAAATCTCCACCATGAAACGTACCGATTTCTTGAAGTCCATCATATTGTCTGCCATAGCTGTGGTCATTCGTTTTATCACCATTATAAAAACGATCAGTTAAAACAAAATAAACCGTTGCATTATGCCAATCGAATTTAGATTCTGTTTTCTGCTCTACTTTTTCTAACAGTAACAAACCGTTAGAGTCTGATGAAGGTAAAAAGTGTACCTTACCATTTTTCACAATATCCGTTTGTCCTGAATAAGCATCTCTTACTTGCTCATTTTCTTGAAAAGTATCTTTTACATCAATTTCTACCGCTTGCCCATTCCAAACTGGACAAATTTTCGGTTTATCTTCTTTTTGTTCGACACTTAAACGTAATGTCGGCGTACCGCTTCTTAAATCAATTTGAGCGGAATAATTACCATCACGGAAAACACGAAATGTCGGAACATCTGAAGTACAAGAGGAAAGGGAGAGTGTCTGATTTAATTTAATCGGTAATTGAGGCTGAAAACATTGATGTCCGCTTTGAAAAGTGAGCGGATAAGTTCCTTTTTTTAATGGTTGCTCCGATTTTAAAATTAATTTTTCCGATTCTTTAAAATTCGGAAATAACGTACTCTGCCAGTTATTTGCTATTGCAAGAGGCGAACATAAAGCCAACCACAACACATTTTTAGAGAAAGACATAAAACCTCCGAGTATAAAAATATTCCGATTTTTATCTTATGTAAAAATTAAGTGGAGGTAAATCCTCCTTATTGAGAAAAGTAAAAGTATGAGAATAAAGGCGTAAAATGTGCTAAAGCACAGCGATTTTGTATCATCATTTTATAAATTAGCCTATATCTACAAAAAATACTCGACAACAATATTTTTTGCGTTACATTAGAGAATTATTTTATTTCTTACAAAAAAAGGTAAAACACAATGTTGTCTAACGAAGTTGTTATCTCAATTATCATATTACTTGCTTTGAGCTTGCTCAGAATTAATGTGGTAATTGCGTTAATTATTGCGACACTAACCTGTGGAGTAATCGGTTTCTATGGGGTTGACGGTATGAGTATATTTGAAGCGTTAACCAAAACCATCGAAAAATTTACTGGCGGTTTGGGCGGTGGTGCAGAAACTGCAATGAATTATGCCGTTCTTGGTGCATTTGCAGTCGCATTATCCAAATCTGGCGTTACTGATTTATTAGCTTATAAAGTCATTTCTGCTTTCGGTAAACGTCCTTCCGGTCGCTCGGTATTTTGGTTTAAATATATCGTGTTATTTGTATTGACTGCATTTGCAATCTCATCACAAAACTTAATTCCGATCCATATTGCTTTTATTCCGATTTTAGTTCCACCACTATTAAGCGTAATGAATCAATTAAAAATCGACCGCCGAGCGGTAGCGTGTGCATTAACATTCGGTTTAACCGCAACCTATATGCTCATTCCAGCTGGTTTCGGTCAGATCTTCATTGAAAGTATTTTGGTTAAAAATATCAACCAAGCCGGTCAAACATTTAATTTAGTTGCAAGCACATCAGAAATGACCAAAGCAATGGCAATTCCAGTTGCTGGTATGATTTTAGGATTACTGTTTGCTTTCTTTGTTTCTTATCGCAAGCCTCGTACTTATATAGAAAATGTAAAAGAACCAACTGCTGATGAAGTGGTCGCACGAGTAGCAAAAGTAAAACCGTTCCATATCGGCATCAGTATTCTAGCAATTTTGGCGACTTGTTCGGTACAATTGGCGACAAATTCAACAGTAATTGGTGGCTTAGCCGGTTTAATTATTTTTGCATTAGGCGGTGTCTTCAAATTAAAACAAACTAATGATTTATTCCAAGACGGTTTACGTTTAATGGCAATGATCGGCTTTGTGATGATTGCCGCATCCGGCTTTGCAAGTGTCGTCAATGCAACCGGTGGTGTGCCGGAATTAGTTGAAGCATTACGTGGTTCTATTCAAAGCAAAGAAATGGTCGCGTTATTGATGCTAATTGTCGGTTTATTTATTACGATGGGTATCGGTTCTTCATTCTCAACCGTACCGATCATTACTTCTATTTACGTGCCTTTATGCGTTTCATTCGGTTTTTCTCCGTTAGCAACAATGGCTATCGTGGGTGTGGCGGTTGCTTTAGGCGATGCAGGTTCTCCGGCTTCTGATTCAACATTAGGCCCAACATCAGGCTTAAATGCTGATGGTAAACACGACCACATTTGGGATTCTGTTGTGCCAACTTTCTTACACTTTAATATTCCGCTATTAGTGTTTGGTTGGATTGCCGCAATGACCCTCTAATTTTTACTTACACCACGGATAATGCAAATTTTTGCGGAAAAATGACCGCTTGTTTGCTTTATCCGTGGTTTCTATTTGGATTTTATTTATGAAGTTTATTTCTTTTAATATTAATGGCTTGCGTGCTCGTCCACACCAATTGGAAGCATTGATTGCAAAACATCAGCCGGATGTTATCGGCTTACAAGAAATCAAAGTGGCTGATGAAGATTTTCCTTGGGATTTAGTCAACCATTTGGGGTATCACGTATTTCATCACGGACAAAAAGGACACTACGGTGTGGCACTTTTAACCAAAAAAGAACCACTTGCCGTACGTAAAGGTTTCCCAACCG of Actinobacillus arthritidis contains these proteins:
- a CDS encoding Na+/H+ antiporter family protein; translation: MLSNEVVISIIILLALSLLRINVVIALIIATLTCGVIGFYGVDGMSIFEALTKTIEKFTGGLGGGAETAMNYAVLGAFAVALSKSGVTDLLAYKVISAFGKRPSGRSVFWFKYIVLFVLTAFAISSQNLIPIHIAFIPILVPPLLSVMNQLKIDRRAVACALTFGLTATYMLIPAGFGQIFIESILVKNINQAGQTFNLVASTSEMTKAMAIPVAGMILGLLFAFFVSYRKPRTYIENVKEPTADEVVARVAKVKPFHIGISILAILATCSVQLATNSTVIGGLAGLIIFALGGVFKLKQTNDLFQDGLRLMAMIGFVMIAASGFASVVNATGGVPELVEALRGSIQSKEMVALLMLIVGLFITMGIGSSFSTVPIITSIYVPLCVSFGFSPLATMAIVGVAVALGDAGSPASDSTLGPTSGLNADGKHDHIWDSVVPTFLHFNIPLLVFGWIAAMTL